In a genomic window of Narcine bancroftii isolate sNarBan1 chromosome 7, sNarBan1.hap1, whole genome shotgun sequence:
- the LOC138738858 gene encoding toll-like receptor 8, translating to MLTGASNKFSGMAKRTLSPALSLLLLNVIARLLTANWVPRDLPCDVMVENNGSSIRMDCKDRRLRRVPGNIPSNTTSLNLAHNQIMNISNDSFSKLQNLTQLDLGFNYATGSTALSPDSERMTISEGSFSFLMKLRDLFLDESHLLQIPKDLPSSLRFLSLSGNNILNITNKTLLNLSNIEILNLSRMCYHFNPCNVNNRVEDNAFATCKKLKILSLDSNNLTSVPRYLPTSLRSLSLSCNKIQTINDYDFSHLIGLEFLDLSENCPRCYNAAYPCEPCPGDASIQIHPNAFQNLAKLKKLYLSSNCLRKIQSSWFQNCTNLKVLYLRFNFLVSELSTGEFLNYLPKLEELDISYNYEIKAYPKCINLSDNFAKLVSLTQLHIEGYVFKELNDLDLKPLYNLHNLTVLNFGTNFIKQADLKIFNQLKSLRLIYLSENRISPPSNKGDLFFGSIHESQHFLHAESSLKNSDLLLENGNQVYESFHDHDQGPTLKWPCRLYGKTLDLSSNSIFFINPEQFKGFEDVRCLNLSANAIGQALNGTEFKTLPNLRYLDLSYNRLDPAYDYAFKELTQLEVLDLSYNKHYFIVEGVTHKMRFIENLKYLKVLNLSDNAIFTLTGSGLNSDSIEVLEFKGNRLDILWKNKDHRYISLFKNLTNLTYLDLSYNHLQAIPQDVYENLPCNLTNLSFSHNLLKEFKWTKLHLLKRLLTLDLSSNKLTTAPDKLYNYTKSLENLLLGNNRISELPISFLTTSNRLKYLDLSNNKIKVFNHLIFPTSEKLFLEVLILKGNPFYCTCELAPFIAWINACDLDIPKLATDVTCHSPEDHNGQSIIHLDQRTCRMEEVEASLCLSSAIIIICIMVISIIHHLFYWDAWHFYYFCTSRLKGNRYHSLTIQNSSYDAFIAYDTSNLAVTDWVINELLIHLEDRGERQFSLCLEERDWSLGMAIVDNLSQSIHGSKKTVFILTKSYAKRGSFQIAFQMAHQRLLDENEDVIVLILLEPDLINSKYLRLRRRLCSSSVLQWPKNPKSEGFFWQCLRNVIATNNRLRYNAITEFT from the exons ATGCTCACGGGAGCCTCCAACAAATTCTCTGGGATG GCAAAGAGAACGCTGtctccagcactgagtttatTGCTGCTCAATGTCATTGCAAGACTTCTCACAGCCAACTGGGTTCCCAGGGATCTCCCTTGCGACGTGATGGTGGAGAATAATGGGTCCTCCATCCGAATGGACTGTAAAGATCGACGCCTTCGAAGGGTTCCTGGAAATATTCCTTCCAACACGACTAGTCTAAACTTAGCCCACAATCAGATCATGAATATTTCAAATGACTCCTTCTCAAAGCTCCAAAACCTCACCCAGCTGGATTTGGGCTTTAATTATGCAACTGGAAGCACAGCACTAAGCCCAGATAGTGAGCGCATGACCATTTCAGAAGGGAGCTTCTCCTTTTTAATGAAACTACGAGATTTGTTCCTGGATGAAAGTCACCTTCTCCAAATCCCCAAGGACCTGCCATCCAGCTTACGATTTCTCAGCCTCAGtggaaataacattttaaatataacaaataaaactctgctaaatttgtcaaacatagAAATACTTAACTTGTCACGAATGTGTTACCACTTTAACCCCTGCAATGTGAACAACCGGGTGGAAGATAATGCGTTTGCAACTTGCAAAAAACTAAAGATTCTCAGTCTTGACTCAAATAATCTGACTTCAGTTCCTCGTTACTTACCGACATCTCTAAGGTCGCTCTCCCTATCTTGCAACAAGATACAAACTATAAATGACTACGATTTCAGTCACCTAATTGGTCTGGAATTCCTTGATTTGAGTGAAAACTGCCCCAGATGTTACAATGCTGCTTATCCCTGTGAACCCTGCCCTGGAGATGCTTCCATTCAGATACATCCTAATGCTTTTCAAAACCTTGCAAAATTAAAGAAGTTGTATCTTTCCAGCAACTGCCTCCGCAAAATACAAAGCAGCTGGTTTCAGAACTGTACCAACCTGAAGGTTCTTTATCTTCGTTTCAATTTTCTTGTATCTGAACTTTCTACTGGTGAATTTTTAAACTACTTGCCTAAGTTGGAGGAGCTTGATATATCATACAATTATGAAATTAAGGCATATCCGAAGTGTATCAACCTTTCAGACAATTTTGCCAAATTAGTCTCCCTGACGCAATTACATATTGAAGGCTATGTTTTCAAAGAACTTAATGATCTGGATCTTAAACCACTATATAATCTGCATAATCTTACTGTTCTAAACTTTGGCACAAACTTCATTAAACAGGCAGACTTAAAGATTTTTAATCAATTAAAATCGCTCCGTTTAATATATCTATCAGAAAACAGGATATCGCCTCCATCCAATAAGGGAGATCTTTTTTTTGGTTCAATACACGAAAGTCAACATTTTCTTCACGCTGAATCAAGTTTAAAAAATTCAGATTTACTGCTTGAAAATGGTAATCAGGTTTATGAATCCTTTCATGACCATGACCAAGGACCTACGTTAAAGTGGCCTTGTCGCTTATATGGCAAAACACTGGATCTGAGTTCAAACAGCATTTTCTTCATCAATCCCGAACAATTTAAAGGATTTGAGGATGTGAGATGCCTGAATTTGTCAGCAAATGCAATTGGTCAAGCTTTGAATGGGACTGAGTTTAAGACCTTGCCTAATCTGAGATATTTAGACCTTTCCTATAACAGACTTGATCCAGCTTATGACTATGCTTTTAAAGAGTTGACACAGCTGGAAGTCTTGGACTTAAGTTACAACAAGCACTACTTTATTGTTGAGGGTGTCACACACAAAATGCGCTTTATTGAAAACCTTAAGTATTTGAAAGTATTAAACTTAAGTGACAACGCTATCTTCACCTTAACAGGATCAGGGTTGAACAGTGACTCAATAGAAGTCTTAGAATTCAAAGGGAATCGTCTGGATATCTTATGGAAGAACAAAGACCATCGTTATATTAGCTTGTTTAAAAATCTGACTAATTTAACATATCTTGATTTATCTTACAATCATCTTCAGGCTATCCCACAAGATGTTTATGAAAACTTACCGTGTAACTTGACAAATCTGTCTTTTAGTCATAACTTACTAAAGGAGTTTAAATGGACTAAGCTACATTTGTTGAAGAGACTGCTGACCTTAGATCTCAGTAGCAATAAACTAACCACTGCCCCCGATAAACTGTATAATTACACTAAATCTCTTGAAAACCTTTTACTTGGAAACAATAGAATTTCTGAACTTCCCATAAGTTTTCTTACAACGTCAAATAGATTAAAATACCTTGATTTAAGTAATAACAAAATTAAAGTTTTCAATCACTTAATTTTCCCAACAAGTGAAAAGCTTTTCCTGGAAGTACTGATTTTAAAAGGGAATCCATTTTATTGCACATGTGAACTTGCACCATTTATTGCTTGGATTAATGCTTGTGACCTGGATATTCCTAAACTGGCTACTGATGTTACTTGTCATTCCCCTGAAGATCATAATGGACAGAGTATTATTCACCTTGACCAACGAACATGTCGAATGGAAGAAGTTGAAGCTTCATTATGTTTGTCTTCTGCCATTATAATTATTTGCATCATGGTTATATCGATTATCCATCATCTGTTTTACTGGGATGCTTGGCACTTTTACTATTTCTGTACCTCTAGGTTGAAAGGGAATCGTTATCATTCTCTCACAATCCAGAACTCTTCCTATGATGCATTTATTGCTTATGACACTTCCAATCTGGCAGTGACCGACTGGGTTATCAATGAACTATTAATTCACTTGGAAGATAGGGGAGAAAGGCAATTCAGTCTATGTTtggaagagagagactggagcTTGGGCATGGCAATTGTTGATAATCTTTCTCAAAGCATACATGGCAGCAAAAAGACTGTGTTCATACTCACAAAAAGTTATGCCAAAAGGGGATCCTTCCAAATTGCCTTCCAAATGGCACACCAAAGACTATTGGATGAAAACGAAGACGTCATTGTACTGATCCTGTTGGAGCCTGATTTAATAAACTCAAAGTATCTGAGACTGAGAAGAAGATTATGTAGCAGCTCTGTGCTGCAGTGGCCTAAAAACCCTAAATCTGAAGGTTTTTTCTGGCAGTGTTTAAGAAATGTAATCGCTACAAACAATCGGCTGAGGTACAATGCAATTACTGAATTCACTTAG